In one window of Desulfonatronum thioautotrophicum DNA:
- the hcp gene encoding hydroxylamine reductase: MFCYQCEQTAKGEGCEKVGVCGKQPDVSALQDLLVYALQGLGLVAHEGRKVGVKDAGIDAFVCEALFSTLTNVDFDPERFVPMIKQAVAYREELRAKVKAAGGVTEFDTPEATYEPASSLEGLVHQGEEHGLQNDKVTDPDKRSLKHTLLFGIKGISAYADHARILGQTDDSIYAFLHEALATMTRTDLELQDWLGLVLRCGEVNLKTMEILDAANTGTYGDPVPTSVPLGVKQGKAILVSGHDLKDLEDLLKQTEGKGITIYTHGEMLPAHGYPKLKAYAHFHGHYGTAWQNQQKEFSAFPGAILMTTNCIQRPQESYKGNIFTTGLVGFPGVQHVKNGEFGPVIAKALEMPGFSEDAPGKTVMTGFSRNAVLSAADKVIDLVKNKKIRHFFLVAGCDGAKPGRNYYTEFVEKVPADCVVLTLACGKFRFFDKDLGAIEGLPRLLDMGQCNDAYSAIQVAVALSKAFGVGVNELPLSLVLSWYEQKAVAILLTLLHLGIQDIRLGPSLPAFTSPNVLQVLVDTFNIKPITTPDEDLKAILG; encoded by the coding sequence ATGTTTTGTTACCAGTGCGAACAGACGGCCAAGGGAGAAGGATGCGAGAAGGTCGGGGTGTGCGGCAAGCAGCCGGACGTTTCCGCGTTGCAGGACCTGCTGGTGTATGCGCTGCAAGGCCTGGGGCTGGTTGCCCATGAAGGCCGCAAGGTGGGCGTGAAAGATGCCGGAATTGATGCCTTTGTCTGCGAGGCTTTGTTTTCCACGTTGACCAACGTGGACTTCGATCCGGAGCGGTTCGTGCCCATGATCAAGCAGGCCGTGGCCTATCGCGAGGAATTGCGGGCCAAGGTCAAGGCCGCCGGCGGGGTTACGGAATTCGACACCCCGGAAGCAACCTATGAGCCTGCTTCGAGTCTGGAAGGACTGGTCCACCAGGGCGAAGAGCACGGACTGCAAAACGACAAGGTAACCGACCCGGACAAGCGCTCCCTGAAGCATACCCTGCTGTTCGGCATCAAGGGTATCTCGGCGTATGCGGATCATGCCCGCATTCTGGGACAAACCGATGACTCCATCTACGCATTTTTGCATGAGGCCCTGGCTACCATGACCCGCACGGATCTGGAGTTGCAGGACTGGCTGGGCCTGGTGTTGCGCTGCGGCGAGGTCAACCTGAAGACCATGGAGATTCTGGACGCGGCCAATACCGGAACCTACGGCGACCCGGTCCCCACCTCCGTGCCCCTGGGCGTGAAACAGGGCAAGGCCATCCTGGTTTCCGGTCATGACCTGAAGGATCTGGAAGATCTGCTCAAGCAGACCGAAGGCAAGGGCATCACCATCTACACCCACGGAGAAATGCTCCCGGCCCACGGCTATCCCAAGCTGAAGGCCTATGCGCACTTCCATGGCCACTACGGCACGGCCTGGCAGAACCAGCAGAAGGAATTCAGCGCCTTCCCCGGGGCCATTTTGATGACCACCAACTGCATCCAGCGCCCGCAGGAGAGCTACAAGGGCAATATCTTCACTACCGGCCTGGTGGGCTTTCCCGGGGTCCAGCACGTCAAGAACGGCGAGTTCGGCCCGGTGATCGCCAAGGCCCTGGAAATGCCCGGATTTAGCGAGGACGCTCCCGGCAAGACCGTGATGACCGGTTTTTCCCGTAACGCGGTGCTCTCCGCGGCGGACAAGGTCATCGATCTGGTTAAGAACAAGAAGATCCGCCACTTCTTCCTGGTGGCCGGCTGCGACGGGGCCAAGCCTGGCCGCAACTACTACACCGAGTTCGTGGAAAAGGTGCCTGCGGACTGCGTGGTCCTGACCCTGGCCTGCGGCAAGTTCCGCTTCTTCGACAAGGATCTGGGCGCCATCGAGGGATTGCCCCGGCTACTGGACATGGGCCAGTGCAATGATGCCTACTCGGCCATCCAGGTGGCCGTGGCCCTGTCCAAGGCCTTTGGCGTGGGCGTGAACGAGCTGCCCCTGTCCCTGGTCCTGTCCTGGTACGAGCAGAAGGCCGTAGCCATCCTGCTGACCCTGCTGCACCTGGGCATCCAGGACATCCGCCTCGGACCCTCACTGCCGGCCTTCACCTCGCCCAACGTGCTCCAGGTCCTGGTGGATACCTTCAACATCAAACCCATCACCACACCGGATGAAGACCTCAAGGCCATTCTCGGCTAG
- a CDS encoding transposase, with protein sequence MINDIGPGSIPDKVPEDLLAFCRRDGMVICPRCTEMSVYPLKDGRFRCAGCAYTFHDFTGRWINRCKMQPSQWMDLIRLFVDGIPVKKMAAKVRTSYETTLKAVNTLRLSILAADPTFWPLLNTQGDLKTHCRKGHGEHDDHCLGEHAPVFGLQRYDGKLFFQHLPKTSVKDTLSLPLNKQVWKTLVYTDRYQDFDALFFACCSHLRRLFAGRWSSGPIFLDNDVLFWNFAENWLPRYRCFTPKCCPLYLKELEFRFNHPKASWHKLLTQRLCEFVPNPR encoded by the coding sequence ATGATAAACGACATTGGCCCCGGCTCCATCCCTGACAAAGTCCCGGAGGACCTGCTCGCCTTTTGTCGCCGGGATGGAATGGTGATCTGTCCCCGCTGCACGGAAATGTCCGTCTATCCGCTCAAGGACGGACGCTTTCGCTGTGCTGGATGCGCCTACACGTTTCATGATTTCACCGGGCGCTGGATCAATCGATGCAAAATGCAACCCTCCCAGTGGATGGATCTGATCAGGTTGTTCGTCGACGGCATACCGGTCAAGAAAATGGCCGCCAAGGTGCGCACATCCTATGAAACGACCCTCAAGGCCGTGAACACCCTCCGGTTGAGCATTCTTGCCGCCGACCCGACGTTTTGGCCCCTGCTGAACACGCAAGGGGACCTGAAGACGCATTGCCGCAAGGGCCATGGAGAGCACGACGACCATTGCCTGGGAGAGCACGCTCCGGTCTTCGGTCTGCAACGATATGACGGAAAACTGTTTTTTCAACACCTGCCGAAAACCTCCGTCAAGGACACCCTTTCCCTCCCCCTGAACAAGCAGGTCTGGAAAACGTTGGTTTATACGGATCGCTACCAGGACTTCGATGCCCTTTTTTTTGCCTGTTGCAGCCATCTGCGCAGACTTTTCGCCGGAAGGTGGAGTAGCGGACCGATTTTTCTGGACAATGATGTTCTTTTTTGGAATTTCGCGGAGAATTGGTTGCCCCGATACCGCTGCTTCACCCCGAAATGCTGCCCACTCTATCTCAAGGAACTCGAATTCCGCTTCAACCACCCGAAAGCATCCTGGCATAAACTGCTGACGCAACGGCTTTGTGAGTTTGTGCCAAATCCTCGATAG
- a CDS encoding cytochrome c3 family protein yields the protein MVQPPGRRKVAVFVMLLIGAGIYAGMAFSMKATDQAEFCGSCHVMYEYVRTHQMSAHAQVACNECHAPDTAVPKMMFKAQAGSWHMYKNTFGGIADVIHAQENSREVINQSCTNCHTMTNLNVADSLENCTDCHRSVPHMSKLPISQRRVANE from the coding sequence ATGGTACAACCCCCCGGTCGAAGGAAGGTCGCCGTGTTCGTGATGTTGCTGATCGGCGCCGGTATCTACGCCGGAATGGCCTTTTCCATGAAGGCCACGGACCAGGCCGAGTTTTGCGGCAGTTGTCATGTCATGTACGAATATGTCCGCACCCATCAGATGTCCGCGCATGCCCAGGTGGCCTGCAATGAGTGCCATGCCCCGGATACTGCCGTTCCGAAAATGATGTTCAAAGCCCAGGCCGGAAGCTGGCATATGTACAAGAACACCTTTGGCGGCATTGCTGATGTCATCCATGCCCAAGAGAATTCCCGCGAGGTGATCAACCAAAGCTGTACCAATTGCCACACCATGACCAACCTGAACGTGGCCGATTCCCTGGAGAACTGCACGGACTGTCATCGCTCCGTGCCGCACATGTCCAAATTGCCGATATCGCAAAGGAGGGTGGCAAATGAGTAG